One stretch of Candidatus Neomarinimicrobiota bacterium DNA includes these proteins:
- a CDS encoding 1-acyl-sn-glycerol-3-phosphate acyltransferase — MFYGILKIITDISLKVFFRKIEVQGEKLIPEGAPLIIAANHPSTMMDAIVIGSAIKKRLHYIARGNLFTTTFRRWLFKNLFVIPIYRKSESSEARERNKEVFRKCFDVLAGKGSILIFPEGVSQVERRIQKIKTGTARIALGAEEANNFKLGVVVVPVGLNYSDPEEFRSDLFISFAKSIDVSEFLEMYMDSEEAAVKALTDRIKESLEQHTIDIENEALDKLVSDIETIYKDRLTVEVDLSPEQEGKDFRLTKAITDSVHYFNHKEPERVEALRQKMEDYMQLLLSLNLKDDLFKKGSFEKIVSLRSLLTVVYSLLGMPIHIYGLINNYLPYKLPGFIARRVTNRIEYRASIKLLMGIVTFSTFYSAQIWAVATISNVEWVIAYGLMLPASGFFVLYYWNRLKRLRGNLLFISLFYRRRVLISRLLRQRSDIVGILEVATEDYLRQQQVSK, encoded by the coding sequence GTGTTTTACGGAATCCTCAAAATTATCACAGATATCAGCTTGAAAGTTTTCTTCAGAAAGATTGAAGTTCAAGGTGAGAAGCTTATCCCTGAAGGTGCCCCGTTGATTATTGCGGCTAATCATCCCAGCACAATGATGGACGCGATCGTCATCGGTTCGGCCATCAAAAAGAGATTACATTACATTGCTCGTGGAAACCTATTCACAACAACATTCAGGCGTTGGCTTTTCAAAAACCTTTTCGTGATACCAATTTACCGTAAAAGCGAGAGTTCTGAAGCGAGGGAGAGAAACAAAGAGGTTTTCAGAAAATGTTTCGACGTGTTAGCTGGTAAGGGTTCGATACTCATATTTCCAGAGGGGGTTAGTCAGGTCGAGAGGCGGATACAGAAGATCAAGACGGGTACGGCGCGAATAGCGCTGGGAGCGGAGGAAGCAAACAACTTCAAACTGGGAGTTGTCGTCGTACCTGTCGGACTAAATTACTCCGATCCTGAAGAATTCCGGAGTGACTTATTTATCTCTTTCGCAAAGTCAATTGACGTTTCGGAGTTTCTCGAAATGTACATGGACTCTGAGGAGGCAGCTGTGAAAGCTCTCACGGATCGCATTAAAGAATCTTTAGAACAGCATACTATCGATATCGAAAACGAAGCACTGGATAAACTTGTAAGTGACATAGAAACAATATACAAAGACCGTCTGACGGTTGAGGTGGATCTATCCCCGGAACAGGAGGGTAAAGACTTTCGACTGACAAAGGCAATCACGGATTCAGTGCATTATTTTAACCACAAAGAACCGGAGCGCGTAGAGGCATTACGACAGAAGATGGAAGATTACATGCAGCTGTTGTTAAGTCTGAATCTTAAAGATGACTTATTTAAAAAGGGTTCATTTGAGAAAATTGTCTCGCTCCGCAGCCTTTTGACAGTGGTTTATTCTCTTCTCGGTATGCCGATTCACATTTATGGGTTGATAAATAATTATCTCCCGTATAAGCTCCCCGGTTTCATTGCACGCAGAGTTACGAATCGCATAGAGTATCGGGCTTCGATCAAGTTACTGATGGGAATCGTTACATTTTCAACTTTCTATTCCGCTCAAATTTGGGCAGTTGCAACTATTTCAAATGTGGAATGGGTAATAGCCTACGGACTCATGCTGCCTGCGAGTGGGTTTTTCGTATTGTACTACTGGAATAGATTGAAACGGCTCCGTGGCAATTTGCTGTTCATTTCACTGTTCTATCGACGCCGAGTCCTAATCTCAAGACTTCTCCGGCAGCGATCCGATATAGTGGGAATACTGGAAGTTGCCACGGAGGACTATCTGCGGCAGCAACAGGTGTCTAAGTAA